Genomic segment of Candidatus Poribacteria bacterium:
CCTTTTTACAATCTTACAAAAAAATGATATGATATGATATGGGTAGGAAACTCCTTAAGGAGGTTAGTTTGATGCAAACAACGGACCGCCCTGTTACCGAATTACTCCGATCCGATACGAGGCTTATCTCGGAGGTTCCCCCGAGCAACACGGTTATCTTTCGAGGAGACGGAGAACCGAAACCGCCTTCAACGATGCTACAGCAGCTTGCTGCGTTCGACCAAAAGTTTACGCTTAAAGAGGATTCTTATTCCGTCGGTGGCACTGTCGAACAACTTGAGAAAAAATGCGCTGAAATGTTGGGCAAGGAGGCGGCAGTCTTTATGCCGACGGGGACACTCGCCAATCATCTTGCTATCCGAAAACTCTGCGGTGTCAAACCGCGTGCGATCGTTCAGGAGCAAAGTCATCTCTACAATGACAGCGGGGATTGTGTAACGCGGCTCAGTAACATAAATCTCATACCCTTAACTTCCGTCAAGAATTGTCCGCTTGTATGCATAGGAGATTTGTGATAGAATGACATGCGTTTGGTAATATGTATTTGAGGTAAAACAATGAAAGAAAAAATCGAAGATGAAATCATAGAAGTGCTTGACACGTGGATGGCGGCATTTAATCGTCTTGATATAGTTGCGTGGGAGAAAACGTTTCACTTTCCGCACTACCGTCTTGCGTCTAGCAACATGCGCATCCTCAACGAACCGGGTGAGCAGGATGTGGAGCGAATAAGAAAAAACCTGACCGCACGGGGTTGGCACCATAGCGGTTGGGATAGACGCAACATTGTCCATGCCTCAGCATCCAAGGTCCACGTTGACACGCAATTCACACGTTATCGCGCCGATGGCACGGTCATTGCCTCCTACGAATCGCTTTATGTCTTAACCTACGAAGCGGGACGCTGGGGTATCAAACTGCGATCGAGTTTCGCGCCGTGATAGACGGCAGTCAAAATACTTGAAGTTAGCATTCCATTAGGAGAAGATTGTATGTGTAACTCCGTTTCACTATTATTTTACCGAAAACCTTCTATATGCATTACCATGAAAACATTAATCTCTTATCTACTTATATTTCTCACTTTTGTGGTGCCTGTATTTTTACCGAGTAGTTTTGCACGAGAGGCTCCACCCACGTATGCGGTACGCGTCGTTTATTTTCTCGCAAAAGACAGCCAACCGCACCTGAATGCAGAAAAGCAAGTTGGTATGGTCATGACAGACATCCAGCAGTTTGTCGCCAACGAAATGGAACGCCATGGATTTGGAAGAAAGACCTTCAGACTTGAAACTGATGAGTTAGATAGAGTTGTTGTGCATC
This window contains:
- a CDS encoding low specificity L-threonine aldolase; translation: MLQQLAAFDQKFTLKEDSYSVGGTVEQLEKKCAEMLGKEAAVFMPTGTLANHLAIRKLCGVKPRAIVQEQSHLYNDSGDCVTRLSNINLIPLTSVKNCPLVCIGDL